The following proteins are encoded in a genomic region of Oncorhynchus gorbuscha isolate QuinsamMale2020 ecotype Even-year linkage group LG11, OgorEven_v1.0, whole genome shotgun sequence:
- the LOC124048931 gene encoding inactive phospholipid phosphatase 7-like, with product MPAIPSSRSRTRDRNNVLSRPEFMSLNQPLRCVNSETRGTARRPAQPKHQASQPCDPQEPTDSANKDRKEPAKLPDEDCIQLNPSFKGIAMSSLLAIDICLSKRLGVCAYTSSSWGSVRSMITLLALTGHGITWIFGTIVCLTRSNTLAGQEVLVNLLLALLLDIMTVAGVQKLIKRKGPWEMTPGFLDYCAMDVYSFPAAHASRAAMVSKFLLSHLVLAVPLRILLVLWAFLVGMSRVLLGRHHLTDMACGFALGLLHFSLVETVWLSSSACQTLISIGTLSWSPFY from the exons ATGCCCGCAATTCCGAGTTCTAGGTCCAGGACGCGGGATCGGAACAACGTCCTGAGCAGACCCGAGTTCATGTCCCTGAATCAGCCTCTCCGGTGCGTTAACTCTGAGACCCGTGGCACCGCAAGGCGACCGGCCCAACCCAAACACCAAGCAAGCCAACCGTGCGACCCGCAGGAACCTACCGACAGTGCCAACAAGGATCGGAAAGAGCCCGCGAAACTGCCCGATGAGGACTGTATCCAGCTGAACCCTTCCTTCAAAGGGATAGCGATGAGCTCCCTCCTCGCCATTGACATTTGTCTGTCCAAGCGCCTGGGGGTCTGCGCCTACACGTCGTCGTCTTGGGGCAGCGTTCGTTCCATGATCACCCTGCTCGCGCTTACAGGGCACGGAATCACGTGGATCTTTGGCACTATCGTGTGTCTGACAAGGAGTAATACGCTGGCCGGACAAGAGGTCTTGGTCAATCTATTACTTG ccctcctacTTGACATCATGACTGTGGCCGGTGTCCAGAAGCTGATCAAACGCAAAGGACCCTGGGAGATGACTCCGGGCTTCCTGGACTACTGTGCCATGGACGTGTACTCCTTCCCGGCGGCCCACGCCAGTCGCGCTGCCATGGTGTCCAAGTTCCTGCTTTCCCACCTGGTCCTGGCCGTTCCACTCCGTATCCTGCTGGTGCTCTGGGCCTTCCTGGTGGGCATGTCCCGGGTGTTGCTGGGTAGGCACCACCTAACCGACATGGCGTGTGGCTTCGCCCTTGGCCTGCTGCACTTCAGCCTGGTGGAGACGGTGTGGCTGTCGTCCAGCGCCTGTCAGACCCTCATCTCTATAGGGACCCTCAGCTGGAGCCCTTTCTATTGA